A genomic region of Micromonospora sp. NBRC 110009 contains the following coding sequences:
- a CDS encoding deoxyribonuclease IV gives MRIGAHVDPTDPLAEAATRDAEAVQFFLADPQGWKAPKPREDAEQLREADVDLYVHAPYVINVATLNNRIRIPSRKLLLGHASAAAAVGAKGLIVHGGHVNAGDDPAVGFDNWRKTFAYAADSGGFPLPVLIENTAGGGNACARHLDALARLWDALGDYEVGFCLDTCHAYAGGEELLGLVDRVKAITGRIDLIHANNSKGAFNSGQDRHDNLTGGTIDPELVVAVIRAAGAPVIVETPGGAEGQAADIAFLRDQLGAAA, from the coding sequence ATGCGAATCGGAGCCCACGTCGATCCGACCGACCCGCTGGCCGAGGCGGCCACCCGGGACGCCGAAGCCGTGCAGTTCTTCCTCGCCGATCCACAGGGATGGAAGGCCCCGAAGCCCCGGGAGGACGCGGAGCAGCTGCGCGAGGCCGACGTCGACCTCTACGTCCACGCGCCGTACGTGATCAACGTGGCCACCCTCAACAACCGGATCCGCATCCCCAGCCGGAAGCTGCTGCTCGGTCACGCGAGCGCCGCGGCCGCCGTCGGGGCCAAGGGCCTGATCGTGCACGGCGGCCACGTCAACGCCGGCGACGACCCGGCCGTGGGCTTCGACAACTGGCGCAAGACCTTCGCGTACGCGGCGGACTCGGGCGGCTTCCCGCTCCCGGTGCTGATCGAGAACACGGCCGGCGGTGGCAACGCCTGCGCCCGGCACCTCGACGCGCTGGCCCGGCTCTGGGACGCGCTCGGCGACTACGAGGTGGGCTTCTGCCTCGACACCTGCCACGCGTACGCCGGGGGCGAGGAGCTGCTCGGGCTGGTCGACCGGGTCAAGGCGATCACCGGCCGGATCGACCTGATCCACGCCAACAACTCCAAGGGCGCGTTCAACTCCGGCCAGGACCGGCACGACAACCTCACCGGCGGGACGATCGACCCGGAGCTGGTGGTGGCGGTGATCCGGGCGGCCGGCGCGCCGGTGATCGTGGAGACCCCGGGCGGGGCCGAGGGCCAGGCCGCCGACATCGCGTTCCTCCGCGATCAGCTGGGTGCGGCGGCATGA